The sequence TGGCGCTCGGCGGTCTGTCCCTCAATGTCTACAGCCAGATCGGGATCATCCTGTTGATCGGTCTGGTGGCCAAGAATGGCATTCTGATCGTCGAATTCGCCAACCAGTTGCGCGACGAGGGAAAATCGGTGCGCGCGGCGGTCATCACCGCCGCCACCTTGCGCTTGCGCCCGATCCTGATGACCGTCCTCTCCACTGTTCTCGGTGCCCTGCCCCTTGTTCTCGCCACCGGCGCAGGTGCCGAAAGCCGGAATGCCATTGGAACGGTGATCATCGCCGGGCTGGCGCTTTCAGCCCTTCTGATGCTGGTAGTCACGCCCGTTCTGTACGATCTGATGGCGCGCTTCACCCGGCCACGAGGAGCCGTTGAGCGCGCGCTTGAACGGGAACTGCGCAACGCCCCCTGACCATGTCGGAAAAATCTTGCTTATCGGCAATGTGATCCCCTCTGACATGGTATTCCCTGTACGGGCGTGGGAAGAAGGCCCAAACTGCATCACGGAGCTGCCTGACGTGAAAGATTCGCCGCACATACGCCTTTGTGCAATGGCCCTGCTGATCGGCCTTCTGGCCTTGCCGATGGGCGCAGGGGCCACCGAAGTGCGCCTGACTGCCCCCGGGGCAGGCGACAGCCTGACAGAGAGGCTGCGTGCGGGCTCCCTGACACTGGAGACAGCAAAGCGCAAGCGAAGCACGCCGCAAGACATTCTTGCCGCCGCCCGCGCCGATTATGCACGACTGATTGGCGTGCTTTTCGAGGCGGGCCGTTACGGCCCTATCGTCCAGATTAATGTAGACGGACGCGAAGCCGCCGCCATTCCCCCGCTCGAAGCCCCGGCCCGGATCGAGCGTATCCAGATCAGCGTCGATCCCGGCCCCGCCTTCCTGTTCGACCGGGCCGAGGTCACCCCGCTTGCCCCCGGCACAGAATTGCCTGCCGGATTTCGCCGTGGGGCCCTCGCCCGCGCCGATACCATCCGTGACGCCACCACGGCAGGCATCGACGGTTGGCGCGCGACGGGCCATGCCAAGGCCGAGGTGCGGGATCAATCCATCACCGCGGACCATGCCCAACAAGCCCTAGATGCCCGGATCACCCTGTCACCCGGCCCGCGCCTGCGCTTCGGATCTCTGATCCCCAAAGGGGAAAGCCGCGTGCGCCCCGAACGCATTCGCCAGATCGCGGGCCTGCCCGAGGGCGACACCTTCGACCCCGAAGAGGTCGAGCGCGCGGCAACACGCCTGCGCCGCACCGGCACCTTCCAATCCGTCGCCATGCAAGAGGCCGAAACCCCCGCCCCCGACGGCACACTGGACATCAACGCCCGGATCGTCGATGCCAAACCGCGCCGTATCGGCTTTGGGGCCGAGCTTTCATCGCTTGAAGGGCTGACGCTCTCGGGGTTCTGGCTGCACCGCAACCTACTGGGCGGGGCCGAACGCCTGCGCATCGATGCCGAGGTGGGCGGGATCGGCGGGGACTCGGGCGGTATGGATTACCTTCTCAAGACCCGCTTCGAACGCCCGGCGACGTTCACCCCCGATACCTCGCTTTATATCGAAGGCGAACTCGCCGAGGAAGACGAGCCCGACTACCGCGAACGCCGCCTCCGCCTTGGCGCCGGGGTCAGTCATATCTTCTCGGATAGGCTCAAGGGCGAGGCCGGGATTGCCTATCAATACACCGAAATCGACGACGACCTCGGCAGCCGGACCATCGAACACCTGCTCTTTCCCACGGCCCTCACATGGGACACCCGCGACGACCCGCTGGATGCGCGCAAGGGAATCTATCTGGGCGTCGAGGCCACCCCGTTTCAGGGCCTTGATCAAGGCGTCTCCGGCGCCCGGCTCTATACCGACGCCCGAACCTATCTTGGCATTGACGCCAACGACACCGTCATTCTCGCCGCCCGGGCGCAAATGGGGTCGGTCACCGGCGCGGGCCTGACCGAGGTGCCCCCTGACATGCTGTTCTTCTCTGGCGGGGCCGGCACGGTGCGCGGCCAACCCTATCAATCCCTCGCTGTCGATCTGGGCGGCGGGAACAGGCTTGGGGGGCGGTCCTTCTTCGCCCTTTCGGCTGAGGTGCGCGCCGATCTCAAAGGCAAGTTTGGCGCAGTGGCTTTTGCCGATACCGGTTTTGTCGGCCAAGACAGCTGGGGAACAGAAAACGGCGACTGGCACAGCGGCGCGGGCCTTGGCCTGCGCTATGATACCGGGATCGGCCCCATCCGGGTGGACCTTGCCACCCCCTTGGATGATGGCGCCGGGCAGGATTTCGAACTCTACATCGGCATAGGGCAAGCATTCTGATGCGTCATGTTATCATCCTGATAATTGCCTTCGTCTGTCTGGCTCTGCCCGCCACGGCACAAGAGGACGACCGTGGACTGATCGTCGGTTTTCTCGAAGACAACCTTTCAGATGCGAGCCGCGAGGTACGGATTGAAGGGTTCCAAGGCGCCCTTTCATCACAGGCGACACTGGACCACCTGACCGTCGCCGATGATGACGGCATCTGGTTTGAGCTCGAAAACGCCGAACTTGACTGGACCCGAAGCGCGCTTTTGCGGGGGCGTCTTGCGATTGACAAGCTGACCGCCAAGACAATCACCCTGCACCGCTTGCCCGGTGGTCAGGGCCTCGGCCCTGAAGACACCGAAGCACGCGAATTCAACCTGCCCGACCTGCCGGTCTCTATCAGTATCGGCACACTTGGCTTGGAAACTCTGTTCCTCGGGGCCCCGGTTCTTGGGGAGGCGGCCGAGTTCAGTATCAACGGCTCCATGTCCCTGGACCAAGGTGAAGGCAAGGCAGACTTGGCCGTGACCCGGCTCGACCATCCCGCCGAACTGACCCTCGATGCGGAATTCGATAACACAAGTCGCATCCTCGCCCTCGACCTCCAACTCAACGAAGCCGAAAACGGCCTGCTTTCCCGGTTGATCGGCCTTCCTGATGAGCCAGCAATCGCCTTCACAGTCGCGGGCAGCGGCCCACTCGACGACTATCGCGCCGAGTTGAGCCTCGCCTCGGACGGGGCCGACCGCTTCAGCGGCACGATCACCACCAAACGACAGGCCGAGGACGCCCCCCGCAGCTTTGCTGCGGATTTGTCCGGCGACTTGCGGCCTCTATTCCAACCGGACCTCCGCCCCTTTTTCGGGGCGAACACGGCCCTTGACCTTCGCGCAACCCGCACCGATGACGGCGCGCTGTCGATCTCGGAATTCCGGGCTAAAAGCGCGGCCATGGACCTGCGGGGCGAGGCCCGCATCGCCGCCGATGGCTGGCCCGAACGGTTTGCCATCGAAGGCCGGATCGGTAGCGGCGACGGCCCCACCCGCCTGCCCGTTTCCGGGCCTCCGACCCAGATTCAAAGCGCCCGGATCATTGCCGACTACGATCAGGCGAAAGGTGAGACATGGCAGGCCGATGTCTCCGTGGAGCGCCTCGAAAACGGTCCTCTCGCCATTGGCCGAACCCAGATGACGGCACGGGGTACATTACGCCGCGAGGCCCCCGCGGCCTTTGAGGCCGACCTCACCGCCAACCTTGCGGGCCTTAGCCACAAGGATCCGGCGCTTGCCCGCGCCCTTGGCACCTCGGCCACGGCCAAGGCGCGCCTGTCCTGGCGCGAGGGGAAACCACTCTCCATCCTTGGCCTATCCGCCGTGTCCGGTGACATGCGCCTCAATGGCGCGGGCCTGTTGGGCGGTGTCGAGGGGCTACCGCTCTCGGCCACCCTGCACCTCGACGCGCCCGGGCTTGAGCGGTTCGCCCCGCTGGCAAATCTGCCTCTCAGCGGGGCCGCCCGGCTAAATGTTACCGGCAATACCGACCTGCTTACCGGGGCCTTCGACGGCGCAGTTTTCGCTGAAACCTCGGACCTCGGCATCGGCAACCCGACGCTCGACCCCCTGATCGCGGGTCAGGGCCACCTGCGCCTGTCCGCCCTGCGTGACAGCAACGGCATCGCAATTGACCGGCTGGACCTGATCACACCCGAGGCGCAAATCCGCGCCATCGGGCGCTTGAACAGTGCCTCCAGCACCCTGACCCTTGACGCGAGCATCCGGGAGCTGGCCCGCACAGACATTCAACTCACCGGCCCGGCGCGCCTCAAGACCGCGGTCGAGTGGCAAAAGGACAGCCCCCTGCGGCTGACCAACCTGCACGCCAATGTCGCGCAAAGCACGCTTGAGGCCACCGGCACCATTGACCCTGTGAACGAGGCTTTGCCCGTCACCGGCTCGGTTAGAATCGAGGCGCGCGACCTTGGGCAGTTCTCTCGTCTTGCCGGTCGCCCCCTGCGCGGTGCGGCCTCGCTTACTCTAAAGGGGCAAGGCAGCCTCACGGGGCAAACCTTCGACATCACAGCCGACGGCAACGCCGAAGGGCTGCGCACTGCCATTGCGCCACTGGACGCACTATTGACAGGTGGCCCCACCAGTTTTTCCGGCCAAATTGCCAAGGCCGACGGCCCGCTTGATTTGAGCGCACTCTCTCTCGACACCCCCGGCCTTGCGCTAAGCGCCACGGGCAACGGCCCCGGTTCGCCTATTGACATCAGCACACGGTTGGCCAACCTCGCACGGTTGGCGCCGGGCTTTGCCGGGCCACTCACAGCCCGCGGCACGGTGCAACTCCTCGAAGACTGGGCACAGCGCCTCTCGGTCACCCTCACCGCCGATGGCCCCGGCGGCACCCGCGCCGATATCTCCGGCACCCTGCGGGACTATGGCCAATCCATTGATATTGGCGCCACAGGTTCGCTTCCTCTCGGCCTTGCCAACACTTTCATCACGCAAGGCGCCATTCAGGGGACAGCCCGCTATGACCTACAAGTCAATGGCCCGCCAAGGCTGGCCTCTCTGTCCGGGCTGGTCACGACCGAAGGGGCACGCGCCACCCTGCCCGCCTATGGCGTCGTCATTGAAGGCATAGCTGGCCGCGCCGATCTGGCGTCGGGCCGCGCAAACCTGTCCGTGACCGGACGCAGCCGCGCAGGTGGACGCCTGAGCGTCGACGGCCCCGTCTCCCTGACACCCCCGTTCCAAGGGGATCTCACCATCGCGCTCGACAGCCTGCGAATTGTTGATCCGGACCTCTACAGAACCTCCGCCAGCGGGCGAATGAAACTCACAGGGCCTCTGGCCACGGCCCCGCGCCTCGAAGGTCGGCTGCGTCTGGATGAGACCAATATCCGTGTTCCAAACAGCAGCCCGGTTAGCACGCAGGTCCTTGACGGGGTCAGCCACATCAACGACAGCCCCGCCGCGCGCCAAACCCGCACACGGGCTGGTCTTGGAGCCAAACAGGAGGGCGCCGGGCGCACCACCTCCCTGTCGCTCGATTTGACCATCGACGCCCCCAACCGCATTTTTGTCCGCGGACGCGGGTTGGATGCCGAACTGGGCGGGCAGCTTCGCCTGCGCGGTACGGCCTCGGACATCACCCCGTCCGGACAGTTCGAACTTATCCGCGGGCGCTTCGACATCCTCGGCAAACGCCTCACCCTGACCGAGGGCCTTATCACCCTGCGCGGCGCGCTAGACCCGTACTTGCGTTTCGTGGCCGAAACCGACGCTGGAGAGATCACCGCACAGATCGTCATGGAAGGCTTGGCGAGCGCCCCGGAGGTCCGTTTCACCTCCACGCCGGAGCTACCGCAGGAAGAGGTCATCGCGCGCCTGATCTTCGGGCGTGGTCTGGACAAGATTTCTGGCTTTCAGGCGGCACAACTGGCCTCGGCCATTGCCACCCTGCGCGGCGGCGGGCCCGGCATACTCGGCACCTTCCGCTCGGAACTCGGCCTTGATGATCTGGATGTCACCACCACCGACGACGGCGCCACCGAGGTCAGCGCCGGAAGCTATATCTCGGACAACATCTATTCCGAGATCACCGCCGACAGCGAAGGCCGACAGCAGATCGAACTGAACCTCGATGTCTCGCGCAATGTCACGGTACGCGGGCGCGCCAGCAATGACGGGAATACCGGGCTGGGCGTCTTCTTTGAAAAGGACTACTGACAACGGTCAAAGCGGATAACCCTGCGCCCGGATGACCGCCCAAATATCAAGATTCAGCTGCTTTAGGCGGCCTATGGTCTCATCAATCTGGGAAAGCTGATCTTCGCCCGCAGGCTCCTGTTTACCCATGATGATCTCATCCTTTCGGTCTGCAATCCTCATCATGATTGTCAGGGGCGTACGGCCTTCAGGATCAAAGGAATAAATGCAATGGTTGTATTTGTTCCGCAGTCGCGATTCCTTGCGAAATCGCTGTGTCAGGGCGGTCACAGCGCGCCGTTCCTCATCCGGCACACGGGGCAACTTGGATAGCCGATC comes from Roseovarius bejariae and encodes:
- a CDS encoding translocation/assembly module TamB domain-containing protein, which gives rise to MRHVIILIIAFVCLALPATAQEDDRGLIVGFLEDNLSDASREVRIEGFQGALSSQATLDHLTVADDDGIWFELENAELDWTRSALLRGRLAIDKLTAKTITLHRLPGGQGLGPEDTEAREFNLPDLPVSISIGTLGLETLFLGAPVLGEAAEFSINGSMSLDQGEGKADLAVTRLDHPAELTLDAEFDNTSRILALDLQLNEAENGLLSRLIGLPDEPAIAFTVAGSGPLDDYRAELSLASDGADRFSGTITTKRQAEDAPRSFAADLSGDLRPLFQPDLRPFFGANTALDLRATRTDDGALSISEFRAKSAAMDLRGEARIAADGWPERFAIEGRIGSGDGPTRLPVSGPPTQIQSARIIADYDQAKGETWQADVSVERLENGPLAIGRTQMTARGTLRREAPAAFEADLTANLAGLSHKDPALARALGTSATAKARLSWREGKPLSILGLSAVSGDMRLNGAGLLGGVEGLPLSATLHLDAPGLERFAPLANLPLSGAARLNVTGNTDLLTGAFDGAVFAETSDLGIGNPTLDPLIAGQGHLRLSALRDSNGIAIDRLDLITPEAQIRAIGRLNSASSTLTLDASIRELARTDIQLTGPARLKTAVEWQKDSPLRLTNLHANVAQSTLEATGTIDPVNEALPVTGSVRIEARDLGQFSRLAGRPLRGAASLTLKGQGSLTGQTFDITADGNAEGLRTAIAPLDALLTGGPTSFSGQIAKADGPLDLSALSLDTPGLALSATGNGPGSPIDISTRLANLARLAPGFAGPLTARGTVQLLEDWAQRLSVTLTADGPGGTRADISGTLRDYGQSIDIGATGSLPLGLANTFITQGAIQGTARYDLQVNGPPRLASLSGLVTTEGARATLPAYGVVIEGIAGRADLASGRANLSVTGRSRAGGRLSVDGPVSLTPPFQGDLTIALDSLRIVDPDLYRTSASGRMKLTGPLATAPRLEGRLRLDETNIRVPNSSPVSTQVLDGVSHINDSPAARQTRTRAGLGAKQEGAGRTTSLSLDLTIDAPNRIFVRGRGLDAELGGQLRLRGTASDITPSGQFELIRGRFDILGKRLTLTEGLITLRGALDPYLRFVAETDAGEITAQIVMEGLASAPEVRFTSTPELPQEEVIARLIFGRGLDKISGFQAAQLASAIATLRGGGPGILGTFRSELGLDDLDVTTTDDGATEVSAGSYISDNIYSEITADSEGRQQIELNLDVSRNVTVRGRASNDGNTGLGVFFEKDY
- a CDS encoding autotransporter assembly complex protein TamA, which gives rise to MALLIGLLALPMGAGATEVRLTAPGAGDSLTERLRAGSLTLETAKRKRSTPQDILAAARADYARLIGVLFEAGRYGPIVQINVDGREAAAIPPLEAPARIERIQISVDPGPAFLFDRAEVTPLAPGTELPAGFRRGALARADTIRDATTAGIDGWRATGHAKAEVRDQSITADHAQQALDARITLSPGPRLRFGSLIPKGESRVRPERIRQIAGLPEGDTFDPEEVERAATRLRRTGTFQSVAMQEAETPAPDGTLDINARIVDAKPRRIGFGAELSSLEGLTLSGFWLHRNLLGGAERLRIDAEVGGIGGDSGGMDYLLKTRFERPATFTPDTSLYIEGELAEEDEPDYRERRLRLGAGVSHIFSDRLKGEAGIAYQYTEIDDDLGSRTIEHLLFPTALTWDTRDDPLDARKGIYLGVEATPFQGLDQGVSGARLYTDARTYLGIDANDTVILAARAQMGSVTGAGLTEVPPDMLFFSGGAGTVRGQPYQSLAVDLGGGNRLGGRSFFALSAEVRADLKGKFGAVAFADTGFVGQDSWGTENGDWHSGAGLGLRYDTGIGPIRVDLATPLDDGAGQDFELYIGIGQAF